One region of Marivirga arenosa genomic DNA includes:
- a CDS encoding M24 family metallopeptidase — MKKSRLVLLAITLLCSMAVKAQYPEILSLEEQAKLEDEILKERFETVLPAIMERTGIDMWLVISSEYNEDPVIKTMLPSTWMAARRTTMLVIYQPEEGAELETLAVARYDVGEAFKRAWNPDTQDNQWKRLAEIIEERNPQKIGINISNDFSHADGLVKSEYDLLMESLSKDQQKKVVSAEKLAVGWLETRTERERIIYEQLCNIAHKIIAKGFSLEAITPGVSTTDDLVWWYRQEINKLGLKTWFHPTVDIQRADPENFDHLRSFSKRPDLQIIRPGDLLHVDFGITYLRLNTDTQQHAYVLKPGELGIPNYLVKAFEEGNRVQDHLTNQFKTGKTGNELLLGALKDAKADGLKPTIYTHPIGYHGHAAGPTIGMWDSQGGVPGSGDYPLYPNTAYSIELNAAVFIEEWNKEIRIMLEEEAFFDGEEIYYIDGRQEEIYQIPRQR; from the coding sequence ATGAAGAAATCAAGATTAGTACTACTAGCCATCACCTTACTGTGTTCAATGGCTGTAAAGGCGCAATATCCTGAAATATTAAGCCTTGAGGAGCAGGCAAAATTAGAAGATGAAATATTAAAAGAGCGATTTGAAACCGTACTGCCTGCTATAATGGAAAGAACAGGGATTGACATGTGGTTGGTTATTTCAAGTGAATATAATGAAGATCCTGTGATTAAAACCATGTTGCCGTCAACCTGGATGGCTGCCAGAAGGACTACCATGCTAGTAATTTATCAGCCTGAAGAAGGTGCTGAATTAGAAACATTAGCGGTCGCCAGATATGATGTGGGTGAAGCTTTTAAAAGAGCATGGAATCCAGATACCCAGGACAATCAATGGAAAAGATTAGCTGAAATCATCGAAGAAAGAAACCCGCAAAAGATAGGCATAAATATTTCAAATGATTTTTCTCATGCGGATGGATTAGTGAAATCCGAATATGATTTATTAATGGAATCACTGTCTAAAGACCAGCAAAAGAAAGTGGTTTCAGCAGAAAAGCTGGCAGTAGGTTGGCTTGAAACACGTACGGAGCGGGAAAGAATTATCTATGAGCAATTGTGTAATATAGCGCATAAAATAATCGCGAAAGGCTTTTCCTTAGAAGCAATTACTCCAGGAGTAAGCACTACTGATGATTTAGTTTGGTGGTACAGACAGGAAATCAATAAACTAGGATTAAAGACTTGGTTTCATCCTACAGTAGATATTCAAAGAGCTGATCCTGAAAATTTTGATCATTTAAGAAGTTTTAGCAAAAGACCTGATTTGCAAATTATTCGACCTGGTGATTTATTACATGTGGATTTTGGGATTACATATTTAAGATTGAATACAGATACACAGCAACATGCTTATGTGTTAAAACCAGGAGAATTAGGGATTCCTAATTATTTAGTAAAGGCATTTGAAGAAGGGAATCGTGTACAAGATCATTTGACAAATCAATTTAAAACCGGTAAAACTGGAAATGAATTATTGTTAGGTGCTTTAAAAGATGCGAAAGCAGATGGACTAAAGCCTACTATTTATACCCATCCCATAGGATATCACGGTCATGCTGCAGGGCCAACCATCGGTATGTGGGATTCACAAGGAGGAGTGCCTGGCAGTGGCGATTATCCATTATATCCTAACACTGCTTATTCAATTGAATTAAATGCAGCGGTATTTATTGAAGAATGGAACAAAGAAATTCGTATCATGTTGGAAGAAGAAGCCTTTTTCGATGGGGAAGAAATCTATTATATTGATGGAAGACAAGAAGAAATTTATCAAATACCAAGGCAACGGTAA
- a CDS encoding TapB family protein — MKNFIQIALMAFIILMPLKNFAQSDCNPYYLLEEGRKWTTANYNAKDKYQGKQHYEVLEVSEESGKLVAKMMLTSYDKKDEIVLEEEVEFVCKDGVLQMDMTKYMPQETMESFKEMDVEIEFDAVTIPEELEVGQYLEDGGIDMKVNGPIPIKMSVKIQDRKVMAKEKIEVPAGSYEAFKINSIVKFEAMMTRETKTVDWVAEKVGVVRSEQYDKKGKLSGYTVLTEIE; from the coding sequence ATGAAAAACTTTATACAAATCGCTCTTATGGCATTTATTATACTAATGCCATTAAAAAACTTTGCCCAGTCAGATTGTAATCCATATTATTTATTAGAAGAAGGAAGGAAATGGACTACTGCAAATTATAATGCGAAGGATAAATATCAAGGTAAACAGCATTACGAGGTATTAGAAGTTTCAGAAGAAAGCGGTAAGTTAGTAGCCAAAATGATGCTTACCTCTTACGATAAAAAAGATGAAATAGTACTGGAGGAGGAGGTTGAGTTTGTTTGTAAAGATGGTGTTTTACAAATGGATATGACAAAATATATGCCTCAAGAAACCATGGAAAGCTTCAAAGAAATGGATGTGGAAATCGAATTTGATGCGGTTACTATTCCTGAAGAATTAGAAGTGGGTCAATATTTAGAAGACGGTGGAATTGATATGAAGGTAAATGGTCCAATTCCGATTAAAATGTCAGTGAAAATACAGGACAGAAAAGTGATGGCAAAAGAAAAAATTGAAGTGCCAGCTGGTTCCTATGAGGCTTTTAAAATTAATTCAATAGTGAAATTTGAAGCCATGATGACTCGAGAAACTAAAACGGTTGATTGGGTGGCTGAAAAAGTTGGTGTGGTGAGAAGTGAGCAATATGATAAAAAAGGGAAGTTAAGTGGCTATACGGTTTTAACTGAAATAGAATAA
- a CDS encoding lysophospholipid acyltransferase family protein, translating to MLKFFQFIYTAWALIVFHVFMIILFPVFIIPSLISKKGTWISFKAIRLWSFLFSFFNRIIYKVEGKSHFKRGQNYVIISNHTSFLDTPAIPQAIDAPFKALAKKELTKIPVFGFLLKMITEVVDRSNPASRQKSKNRLNEVLKNENSILVFPEGTMNRTDKPLQNFYDGAFRIAIDAQAPILPVVIKGAAKLMKPSSFVMRPGKIHVKVLSPVSTEGLSQKDLPELKSKIVDQMQKEILN from the coding sequence ATGTTGAAATTTTTCCAATTCATCTACACCGCTTGGGCACTTATTGTGTTCCATGTTTTTATGATTATCCTTTTTCCTGTTTTTATCATACCATCACTAATTTCAAAAAAAGGTACTTGGATTAGTTTTAAAGCAATTCGGTTGTGGTCATTTCTTTTCAGCTTTTTTAATCGTATTATTTATAAAGTTGAAGGAAAATCACATTTTAAAAGGGGACAAAACTACGTGATTATCTCAAACCACACTTCATTTCTTGATACTCCAGCTATTCCACAAGCTATCGATGCGCCTTTTAAAGCTTTGGCAAAAAAGGAATTAACAAAAATTCCTGTATTCGGATTCTTGCTAAAAATGATAACCGAAGTGGTAGACCGATCAAATCCAGCAAGTAGGCAAAAAAGTAAAAATAGATTGAATGAGGTATTGAAGAATGAAAATTCTATTCTGGTTTTTCCGGAAGGAACAATGAATAGAACCGACAAGCCTTTACAAAATTTCTATGATGGTGCTTTCAGAATTGCAATAGATGCTCAGGCACCTATTCTGCCAGTAGTAATTAAAGGAGCGGCTAAATTAATGAAGCCAAGCAGTTTTGTAATGCGACCTGGTAAAATTCACGTAAAAGTACTTTCTCCTGTATCTACCGAAGGCTTAAGCCAGAAAGATTTACCAGAATTAAAATCGAAAATAGTAGATCAAATGCAGAAAGAAATATTGAATTGA
- a CDS encoding CHAT domain-containing tetratricopeptide repeat protein, giving the protein MFFRLIKLTFSTFIVFVFCFSFSASAQFGIGNALKKRAEELVKDKLKEKTEEKRDSYDTLSFNYAIAFLDKTESFENQQKGERLVKTANFMLRDGDPQTELEAARDIYDFGRLNYNNGNDFMAEANLKIAKLKYEQLSATSEPNYLKSIGLLGLLYDDMGRYNKAEEFTLTALDGWEEIQGKESVGYLAELNNYAVLLMNLGNYLEAESIIQKLGGKLKTDLENEKLPYAIFLNNHAILNQYMGRKDKALDLMEQCVEIAKESLTDKNSTYLQFLTNKAILEQENGDLESAENTFQNVLDLQESRFKLNAKNDPDYAHMKSNIAALYVEKGELDKAEEALILALEIYKDELGAEHLTTAGTQADLGNLYRYLGELDKAEPLLQSALYTRERNLSKTHPKVIKSQEDMALWFWAKGQIKQANNYFGKVMDTSLEFVKDYFPALSEAEKTKYWEQLKPRFFRYYNYALENYYEYPELLDNLIKYRLATKGILLTASTALRNSIYNQNDPELEKLYEQWLDQKQQLTNAYTLSDEEIDEQSINIDSLQNVANQTEKELSLKSDAFSTVYKDRNTDYKTILERLENGQVLVEVIQYPIFDKKLTSNNAYAYIIFKKDERPEILVNEDGDLLENRYYAYYNNVINQKMEDQYSFAQYWELVNKETSDANRIYISPDGIYNQINMNTLKQNNGRYLIQDYDIRYIGHPNDILVEKSTGKTKSTAFLMGDPDFNSASIAQLPGTRQEIENISKYLSNQMKMEKYLNKEANESNLKKVKSPKYLHLASHGYFLQDEKASNNLFGVQLQYIRQNPLLRSGLILSGIGNDENSEASQSFNQSDNGFFSAYEAINLNLNNTEMVVLSACETGKGDVKAGEGVYGLQRAFIVAGAQSLVMSLWKVDDAATQKLMSSFYKENVNGKAIPDAFRTAQLAMLNEYKHPYYWGAFIMFSK; this is encoded by the coding sequence ATGTTTTTTCGATTAATCAAATTGACCTTTTCTACTTTCATAGTATTTGTGTTTTGTTTTAGCTTTTCTGCTTCAGCACAGTTCGGTATAGGTAATGCTTTAAAAAAAAGAGCTGAAGAATTAGTAAAAGATAAACTTAAAGAGAAAACGGAGGAAAAAAGGGATAGTTATGATACTCTTTCTTTTAATTATGCAATTGCTTTTTTGGACAAAACCGAATCTTTCGAAAATCAACAGAAAGGGGAGCGCTTAGTTAAAACCGCTAATTTTATGTTGCGTGATGGTGATCCTCAAACTGAATTAGAGGCAGCAAGAGATATTTATGACTTTGGCCGCTTAAATTATAATAATGGAAATGATTTCATGGCAGAAGCTAATCTTAAAATTGCAAAGCTTAAGTATGAACAACTATCTGCTACTTCAGAACCCAATTACCTTAAATCTATTGGTTTATTAGGTTTACTTTATGATGATATGGGTAGATATAATAAAGCGGAAGAATTTACTCTAACTGCTTTAGATGGTTGGGAAGAAATACAAGGAAAAGAAAGTGTCGGTTATTTGGCAGAACTGAATAATTATGCGGTTCTTCTAATGAACCTAGGTAATTATTTAGAGGCAGAGAGTATAATTCAAAAACTTGGGGGAAAGTTGAAAACTGATTTAGAGAATGAAAAATTACCTTATGCAATATTCTTGAATAATCATGCGATTTTAAATCAATATATGGGAAGAAAGGATAAAGCTTTGGATTTAATGGAACAATGTGTTGAAATTGCTAAAGAAAGCCTTACCGATAAAAACAGTACTTATTTACAATTTCTAACAAATAAGGCCATATTAGAACAAGAAAATGGTGATTTGGAAAGCGCAGAAAACACCTTTCAAAATGTTTTAGACTTACAGGAAAGTAGATTTAAGCTAAATGCTAAAAATGATCCTGATTATGCTCATATGAAATCAAATATAGCAGCTTTATATGTTGAGAAAGGAGAATTAGATAAGGCAGAGGAGGCTCTTATACTAGCATTAGAAATATATAAAGATGAGCTTGGTGCTGAACATCTGACCACAGCGGGAACTCAAGCTGATTTAGGGAATCTATACCGATACCTTGGAGAGTTGGATAAAGCTGAACCACTATTACAATCCGCACTTTACACCAGAGAAAGAAATTTATCTAAAACCCATCCTAAAGTAATTAAAAGTCAGGAAGATATGGCTTTATGGTTTTGGGCTAAGGGCCAAATAAAACAAGCAAATAATTACTTTGGTAAAGTTATGGATACGAGTCTTGAGTTTGTCAAAGATTATTTTCCTGCTTTAAGTGAAGCAGAAAAGACAAAATACTGGGAACAATTGAAGCCTAGATTCTTCCGCTATTATAATTACGCACTAGAAAATTATTATGAATATCCAGAATTATTGGATAATCTAATAAAATATAGATTGGCTACTAAAGGGATATTATTAACGGCCTCAACAGCGCTAAGAAATTCAATTTATAATCAAAATGATCCTGAATTGGAAAAGCTATACGAACAATGGCTGGATCAAAAGCAGCAACTGACTAATGCTTACACTTTAAGTGATGAGGAAATAGATGAACAATCTATCAATATCGATTCACTTCAAAATGTCGCAAATCAAACTGAAAAGGAATTGTCTTTGAAGTCAGATGCATTTTCGACAGTATATAAAGATAGAAATACAGATTATAAAACAATTTTAGAGAGACTTGAAAATGGACAAGTTTTAGTTGAAGTTATTCAATATCCTATTTTTGATAAAAAACTAACTTCTAATAATGCTTATGCCTATATCATTTTCAAGAAAGATGAGAGACCTGAAATATTAGTAAATGAAGATGGGGATTTGCTAGAGAATAGATATTATGCCTATTACAATAATGTTATCAACCAAAAAATGGAAGACCAATATTCTTTTGCTCAATATTGGGAATTGGTTAATAAAGAGACTAGCGATGCTAACCGCATTTATATTTCACCTGATGGTATTTATAATCAGATAAATATGAATACTCTTAAACAAAATAATGGGAGATACTTAATACAGGATTATGACATCAGATATATAGGGCATCCTAATGATATATTGGTAGAAAAATCAACTGGAAAAACTAAAAGTACTGCCTTTTTAATGGGAGATCCTGATTTTAATAGTGCAAGCATTGCACAACTTCCTGGGACCCGACAAGAAATTGAGAATATTTCAAAATACCTTTCAAATCAGATGAAAATGGAGAAATATCTCAATAAGGAGGCAAATGAATCGAATTTGAAGAAGGTTAAATCACCTAAATATTTGCATTTAGCGAGTCATGGTTACTTTTTGCAGGATGAAAAGGCTTCCAATAATTTATTCGGTGTACAACTTCAATACATTAGGCAGAATCCATTATTACGATCAGGTTTAATTCTATCTGGCATAGGTAATGATGAAAATTCTGAAGCAAGTCAATCCTTTAATCAAAGTGATAACGGATTCTTTTCAGCCTATGAAGCCATCAATTTAAATCTTAATAATACTGAAATGGTAGTGCTTTCTGCATGTGAAACCGGTAAAGGAGATGTTAAAGCTGGGGAAGGCGTTTATGGTTTGCAAAGAGCATTTATTGTAGCAGGCGCCCAGTCTTTAGTCATGAGTTTATGGAAAGTAGATGATGCTGCTACTCAAAAGCTCATGTCGAGTTTTTATAAAGAAAATGTAAACGGGAAAGCCATCCCAGACGCATTTAGAACGGCTCAATTAGCGATGTTGAATGAATACAAACACCCCTACTATTGGGGTGCATTTATTATGTTTAGTAAGTGA
- a CDS encoding DUF202 domain-containing protein → MRKIKIPKIVPDYKNKEKIILRDFLALERTSLANERTLFSYIRTSLYLILGGIGLIQLESFVTIHWLGYLSFAISLIMIFYGLIRYFKLKRKLQKFYDEDQIRSFEEEADKE, encoded by the coding sequence ATGAGAAAAATTAAAATTCCTAAGATAGTTCCCGATTATAAAAATAAAGAGAAAATTATCTTAAGAGACTTTTTAGCCTTAGAAAGAACTTCGTTAGCAAACGAAAGAACTCTTTTCTCTTATATCAGGACGAGTTTGTATTTAATATTAGGAGGGATTGGTTTAATTCAATTAGAAAGTTTTGTAACAATTCACTGGTTAGGCTATTTATCATTTGCAATAAGCTTAATCATGATTTTTTATGGATTAATCCGCTATTTCAAGCTCAAAAGAAAACTTCAAAAATTCTATGATGAAGATCAAATCAGAAGTTTTGAGGAAGAAGCAGACAAGGAATAG
- a CDS encoding universal stress protein gives MYPIRKVIIGLDLSELDKTMVEFADFLSRTSAVEDVYFVNVIKNLHIPKDVLKEFPDMVENAITERKTQMEKQFEKFRSGEDKANFHFQVLTGKIADNILKYSKEKDIDLIVMGRREKAEQSGALSQRLARRAACSLLIIPEGTSPKMDQILVPSDFSQYSKLALEEAINIARSNQNATEITIQNVYTVPTGYHYTGKTFEEFSEVMKKNAEKNYKKFISKIDTKDVKLKVEYSQDTNEDVTTDMIDKAHEMNANAIIVGAKGRTATTAFFLGSIAERLIQLDNDIPLMIVRPKGKNAGFIEFLKEL, from the coding sequence ATGTATCCAATCAGAAAAGTAATAATAGGATTAGACTTAAGTGAACTTGATAAAACTATGGTTGAATTTGCTGACTTTTTGTCGAGAACTTCAGCCGTAGAAGATGTATATTTTGTGAATGTGATTAAGAACCTTCACATTCCTAAAGATGTACTTAAAGAGTTTCCTGATATGGTAGAAAATGCCATCACGGAAAGAAAAACCCAAATGGAAAAGCAGTTTGAAAAGTTCAGATCTGGTGAAGATAAGGCTAATTTCCATTTCCAAGTATTGACAGGTAAAATAGCAGACAATATCTTAAAATATAGTAAAGAAAAAGATATTGATTTGATCGTAATGGGTAGGCGAGAAAAGGCTGAACAAAGTGGGGCTCTTTCTCAAAGATTAGCTAGAAGAGCAGCATGTAGCTTATTAATTATACCAGAAGGCACAAGCCCAAAGATGGATCAAATATTAGTACCTAGTGATTTTTCTCAATATTCTAAATTAGCATTAGAGGAAGCTATTAACATAGCACGATCGAATCAAAATGCTACAGAAATTACAATTCAAAACGTTTATACGGTTCCTACAGGATATCATTATACAGGTAAAACCTTTGAAGAATTTTCTGAAGTAATGAAAAAGAATGCTGAGAAAAACTATAAAAAATTCATCAGCAAAATAGATACAAAAGATGTTAAGCTGAAGGTTGAGTATTCCCAAGATACAAATGAGGATGTTACTACTGACATGATTGACAAAGCACATGAAATGAATGCTAATGCAATCATCGTGGGAGCCAAAGGAAGAACAGCCACAACTGCCTTTTTCTTGGGAAGTATTGCAGAAAGATTAATTCAGCTAGATAATGACATCCCTTTAATGATTGTTAGACCGAAAGGAAAAAATGCTGGTTTCATTGAATTCCTAAAAGAATTATAA
- the xseA gene encoding exodeoxyribonuclease VII large subunit yields the protein MQHISLTDLNLLIKETLNTQLEPSYWVVAEIGELREARNGHCYLEFIEKDEESNQLLSKIRGTIWSYSYRNISAWFQSITGENLKAGMTVLANVQIQFHEVYGLSLNVKDIDPNFTLGERARKKQEIIHQLQEDGVFDMNKSHPLPLVPQRIAIISAESAAGYGDFMNQILSNDYHYQLHAQLFVATMQGDKAAKTIVSALHQINEQIEDFDAVIIIRGGGAQVDLDCFDNYELASHVAQFPIPVFTGIGHERDETICDLVAHTKLKTPTAVAEFLIRGMRIYEEKLNTATQNILANLSQKVEREQHKLNDRRHSLRYSLKKHFNKAENQLSHYQQKLKFDIKRSFSKENQKLDIYQKTLELINPEAVFKKGYSYTSLNGKSIVGQKVKKGDLLKTTTANQEIQSTVQEVKEKKK from the coding sequence ATGCAGCATATTTCTCTAACAGACCTCAATTTATTAATTAAGGAAACCTTAAATACTCAATTAGAACCTTCTTATTGGGTGGTGGCAGAAATTGGCGAGTTGAGAGAAGCCAGAAACGGCCATTGCTATCTTGAGTTCATCGAAAAAGATGAAGAAAGTAACCAATTACTTTCTAAAATTAGAGGTACTATTTGGTCTTACAGCTATCGTAACATCAGTGCATGGTTCCAATCTATTACTGGTGAAAATTTAAAAGCAGGGATGACTGTTTTGGCTAATGTTCAAATTCAATTCCACGAAGTGTATGGTTTAAGTTTGAATGTTAAAGACATAGACCCAAACTTTACTTTAGGAGAAAGGGCCAGAAAGAAACAAGAAATTATTCATCAATTACAAGAGGATGGTGTATTCGATATGAATAAAAGTCATCCTCTGCCTTTAGTCCCTCAAAGGATTGCTATTATCAGTGCTGAATCAGCCGCTGGCTACGGTGATTTTATGAATCAAATCTTGAGTAATGATTATCATTATCAATTACATGCCCAACTTTTTGTAGCCACCATGCAAGGTGATAAAGCTGCAAAAACAATTGTATCTGCGCTTCACCAAATCAATGAACAAATTGAGGATTTTGATGCCGTTATTATCATTAGAGGCGGTGGTGCTCAAGTTGATTTGGATTGCTTTGATAATTATGAACTTGCTTCCCATGTCGCACAATTTCCTATTCCGGTATTTACAGGTATCGGGCATGAACGAGATGAAACCATTTGTGATTTGGTAGCACACACCAAATTAAAAACACCAACAGCCGTAGCTGAATTCCTAATTAGAGGTATGCGTATCTATGAGGAAAAACTGAATACTGCTACACAAAATATTTTGGCTAATCTGAGTCAAAAAGTTGAAAGAGAACAACACAAGCTAAACGATAGAAGGCATTCATTAAGGTATTCACTTAAAAAACACTTTAATAAAGCTGAAAATCAACTTTCTCATTATCAGCAAAAATTAAAGTTTGATATTAAAAGGAGTTTCTCAAAAGAAAACCAAAAGCTAGATATTTATCAGAAAACCCTAGAACTAATTAATCCTGAGGCTGTATTTAAAAAAGGATATTCTTACACAAGTTTAAATGGGAAAAGCATTGTTGGCCAAAAAGTTAAAAAGGGGGACTTGTTAAAAACCACTACTGCCAATCAAGAAATACAAAGTACAGTTCAAGAGGTGAAAGAAAAGAAAAAATAA
- a CDS encoding TIGR02757 family protein, which translates to MNNIEEVKSLLDEKYDLYNRPDFIDEDPISIPHVFSKKQDIEIAGFFASILAWGQRKTIINKCKELMTMMGNSPHEFVLNHSETDLQSLMKFKHRTFNDTDTLYFIHFFKSFYQEHDSLEEAFLLGAKSEDEFMKNSLIAFHHYFFSSDIAPNRTRKHIATPERKSACKRINMYLRWMVRNDQRGVDFGIWNKIQTSDLICPCDLHVDRVARKLGLIQRKQTDWQTAQELTDALKDFDANDPVKYDFALFGLGIMEGFGK; encoded by the coding sequence ATGAATAATATTGAGGAAGTAAAATCTTTACTTGATGAGAAGTATGATTTGTATAATCGTCCTGATTTCATTGATGAAGACCCGATCAGTATTCCACATGTTTTTAGTAAAAAGCAAGATATTGAGATAGCAGGTTTTTTTGCTTCAATATTAGCTTGGGGACAACGAAAAACCATCATCAATAAATGTAAAGAGTTAATGACGATGATGGGGAATAGTCCGCATGAGTTTGTTTTAAATCATAGTGAGACAGATTTACAGAGCTTAATGAAATTTAAGCATCGGACATTCAATGATACTGATACGCTCTATTTCATTCATTTTTTTAAAAGTTTCTACCAAGAACATGATAGCCTTGAAGAGGCATTTTTATTAGGAGCTAAGTCGGAAGATGAATTCATGAAAAATAGTCTGATAGCATTCCATCATTATTTCTTCTCATCTGATATTGCCCCAAACAGAACAAGAAAACATATAGCGACTCCAGAACGAAAATCTGCTTGTAAACGAATAAATATGTATTTGAGGTGGATGGTTAGAAATGACCAAAGAGGAGTTGATTTTGGTATATGGAATAAAATTCAAACGTCTGATTTAATCTGTCCATGTGATTTGCATGTAGATAGAGTAGCTAGAAAATTAGGCTTAATTCAACGAAAGCAAACCGATTGGCAAACTGCTCAAGAATTGACTGATGCGCTTAAAGATTTTGATGCTAATGATCCTGTGAAATATGATTTTGCACTTTTTGGATTAGGAATAATGGAAGGTTTTGGAAAATAA
- a CDS encoding LysM peptidoglycan-binding domain-containing protein codes for MKIKILFICFFIFGFFSFKVSAAVVDSVGIKEVDGVKFIIHKLEPKETLYSLGRRYHVSIQEIRDVNPQEKDGYKIDQIGRELLIPFKANEFESDGKIQNSANVKKHKVNAGETIYSISRKYEISQDDIMEWNNLTSTTLDIGQELIVSEPSQKVTETENIAVKQDNVENVIHIVDLGETIYSISKKYDITQSQIIKLNSLENNNIDVGQKLIIKENKVSEKAEDKNNNYQEITLQTFHNAKKGETYSSVAKMYNLNKSDLKKWNKFKEPFAGGEVIKIVPPKVEKEKLRKEEVTIADPEVNKNRIHTVESGETLYSLSEKYGVTVEELRKWNSLENYQLSLGQKLYIQNPDALIAENKKEEEEKVVEKEEPENKEVIVENPQKKDTKAFFTVEEDDIPKIDKVKEKGVAEVIEGSEGTEKYLALHRTAKIGTIMQVRNDLNDQIVFVRVLGKLPDTGVDDKVIIRISKKAFEKLGGVDYKFPVEISYLPLKD; via the coding sequence ATGAAGATTAAAATATTATTTATTTGTTTTTTTATTTTTGGATTTTTCTCATTTAAGGTATCAGCAGCTGTTGTTGATTCTGTAGGAATTAAAGAGGTGGATGGAGTGAAATTCATTATCCATAAACTAGAGCCAAAGGAAACCCTTTATTCTTTGGGTAGAAGGTATCATGTTAGTATACAAGAAATAAGAGATGTAAACCCACAAGAAAAGGATGGTTATAAAATTGATCAAATTGGACGAGAATTATTGATTCCATTCAAAGCAAATGAGTTTGAATCTGATGGCAAGATTCAAAATAGTGCTAATGTTAAAAAGCATAAGGTAAATGCTGGTGAGACCATTTATTCAATATCCAGAAAATATGAAATTTCTCAGGATGATATAATGGAATGGAACAATTTGACTTCAACTACATTAGATATCGGTCAAGAGCTCATAGTGAGTGAGCCTTCACAGAAAGTCACTGAAACAGAAAATATAGCTGTGAAACAAGACAATGTCGAAAATGTAATCCATATTGTTGACTTAGGAGAAACCATTTATAGTATTTCAAAAAAATATGATATTACCCAAAGCCAAATCATTAAACTGAATAGTTTAGAGAATAATAACATTGATGTCGGTCAAAAATTAATTATCAAAGAAAATAAAGTCTCAGAAAAAGCGGAGGATAAAAATAATAATTACCAAGAGATTACACTTCAAACATTCCATAATGCTAAAAAAGGAGAGACCTACAGTAGTGTTGCCAAGATGTATAATCTGAATAAGTCAGATTTAAAGAAATGGAATAAGTTTAAAGAGCCTTTTGCTGGTGGTGAGGTGATAAAAATCGTTCCTCCTAAAGTGGAGAAAGAAAAATTAAGAAAGGAAGAAGTTACTATTGCTGACCCTGAAGTAAATAAAAACAGAATTCATACGGTTGAATCAGGAGAGACCTTATATAGTTTGTCAGAAAAGTATGGAGTAACAGTAGAGGAATTAAGAAAATGGAATAGTTTAGAAAATTACCAACTTAGCCTAGGTCAAAAGCTCTATATTCAAAATCCAGATGCTTTGATTGCCGAAAACAAAAAAGAAGAAGAGGAAAAAGTAGTTGAAAAAGAAGAGCCGGAAAACAAGGAAGTAATAGTAGAAAATCCCCAAAAGAAAGATACAAAAGCCTTTTTTACAGTTGAGGAAGATGATATTCCAAAAATTGATAAAGTAAAAGAAAAAGGGGTAGCTGAAGTGATAGAAGGTTCTGAAGGAACTGAAAAATATTTGGCTTTACACCGCACCGCTAAAATTGGAACTATCATGCAGGTCAGAAATGATTTAAATGATCAAATAGTATTCGTCAGAGTATTGGGTAAATTACCCGATACAGGAGTGGATGACAAAGTTATCATTAGAATTTCTAAAAAAGCCTTCGAAAAGCTAGGTGGAGTTGACTATAAATTCCCTGTAGAAATAAGTTATCTGCCTCTTAAGGATTGA